The region TGGCGGTAGTCGCGGGGACCGGGGAGCGGGACGCTGCGGGGTTCCGGCGCCGTGCCGGAGCACGCTGCAAGGAAGAAGAGCCGTGATGGGCTACTACTCGGAAGAACTGCACGGACCGCACGAGACCTTCGAGCTCGGGAACTTCGAGCTGGAGAGCGGCATCACGCTTCCCGACGCGAAGCTCACGTACAAGACGCACGGGACCCTGAACGAGGCCCGGGACAACGCGATCCTGTTCCCGCACATGTGGTCAGGCACGCCGAAGGCCATGGAGATCTTCATCGGCGAGGACCGCCCGCTCAACCCGGGGAAGTACTTCATCGTCCTTCCCGGCCAGTTCGCCAATGGGTTCTCGTCCTCGCCGAGCAACACGCCCCCACCCTTCAACGGTGGCGCGTTCCCGAACGTCACGATCGGCGACGACGTGCGGGCGCAGCACCGGCTGATCTCCGAGCACTTCGGGATCGAGCGCCTGGAGCTGGTGCTCGGCTGGTCGATGGGCGCCGAGCAGACCTACGAGTGGGCGGTGTGCCATCCGGGCATGGTCAAGCGCGCACTCCCGTTTGCCGGCACCGCCAAGACGACGCCGCACGACTACCTCTTCGTGCGGGCCCATGAGGACGCCCTGAAGTCCGACCCCGCCTGGGCCGGCG is a window of Pseudonocardia sp. T1-2H DNA encoding:
- a CDS encoding alpha/beta fold hydrolase yields the protein MGYYSEELHGPHETFELGNFELESGITLPDAKLTYKTHGTLNEARDNAILFPHMWSGTPKAMEIFIGEDRPLNPGKYFIVLPGQFANGFSSSPSNTPPPFNGGAFPNVTIGDDVRAQHRLISEHFGIERLELVLGWSMGAEQTYEWAVCHPGMVKRALPFAGTAKTTPHDYLFVRAHEDALKSDPAWAGGFYRDQADVHVGLRRHAQLWSVMGLCQEFYKAEAWRGVGFTSLDDFVHRFWEAYFLPMDPNNLIWMGWKWRHGDVSRHTGGDLEAALGRISAKTFVVAFSHDMFFPPEDCEAEQGLIANSEFRVVDSLWAHFAMFCLTPSEREQIDSCIGDLLKAEVA